AAACCGCGCCAGTTGGTCCGCGGACAGCGGGCCCTGTCCGGCATCGCCCTTGACCACCGCCTCACGGCGCTGCAGCCAGGGAAGATCCGGAGTCCGCGCGAGGCGGGTGGGATAAGGGTCGTTTCCAGGCCGGAAAGACCTCGGTAAAGATTGACGTGATAGCGTCGGTGCTGACATCAAATCACCTCCGAGATTTGCGATCAGTTCCAGCGCGGCGGCACGATCCGCCTGTTGCCTGGGAATTGAATTACCTGTGTCAGTGATAGAAAGATTCAGAAACGGAACACTCCGTGGTGAGGCATGATGGTGGCCATAGGAGAAATTTCAAGACTCCCGGCGTACAGTAACCCCTTGTTCGGCCCGGTTTGGCCGGCATCAATGGGAGAGGAACATGGGATTCGATTTCAACGACACGCGCGTGGTGGTGGCCGGTGGCAGCCGTGGCATCGGCCGCGCCATAGCCCTGGCGTTCGCGGCGGCCGGCGCCCGGGTCTCGGTCTGCGCCCGTGGCGCGCAGACGCTGGACGCCTTGCGCCAGGACGCCGCCGCCAAGGGTTGGGAGCTGCACGTGGCCTCCTGCGACCTCGGCGACAAAACCGCTATCGACGGCTATATCCGTGACGCGGCACAAGCCCTTGGCGGGCTCGACGTGCTGGTCAACTGCGCTTCGGCCTTCGGGCGCGGCGACGACGAGAGCGGCTGGGGGATGAGCATGAACGTGGACCTGATGGGCACGGTCCGCGCCTGTCACGCCAGCCTGCCGTATCTGCGGGAATCCTCTCGGGCGGCGATCATCAACCTGACCTCCATCGCCCAATTCCATCCTTCCGTTCGCACCGCCCCCTACGCCGCGGTAAAGGCGGCGGTGAGCCACTACACCAGCAGTCTGGCGTTGCGGCTGGCCGGCGACGGTATCCGCGTCAACGCGGTGGCACCGGGATCGGTGGAATTTCCCGGCGGTGTCTGGGACGACGCCCGCCGCGATAACCCGACGCTGTATCAGAATATCCTGGCCGGCATCCCGTTCGGCCGCTTTGGCGCACCGGACGACATCGCCGAGCCGGTGCTGTTCCTGGCTTCCCCCCAGGCGCGCTGGATCACCGGCCAGACGCTGGCGGTGGACGGCGGCCAGTTGCTGAGCTGAGATGGCCAACTCCACGCAGCGGCTGTTCTTCGATCTGGTGGACCTGCGCCTGTTCATCAATATCGCCGAAGCCAACAGCCTGACCCGTGGCGCCGAGCGCTCCTGCCTGTCACTGGCGGCAGCGAGCATGCGCATCAAGAATCTGGAAGATGCCATCGGTACCCGTCTGCTTAACCGGGCCAGCCAGGGGGTGACACTCACCCCCGCCGGCCAGGCCATGCTGCGCAACGCCCTGCGCATCCTGCAGCAAAGCGAGCGTCTGCTCGGCGATCTGGCGGAGTACGGCCAGGGGGTCAAGGGCCGGGTCCGCCTGTTCGCCAACACCACCGCCATGACTGAGTTCCTGCCCGCCGCGCTGGGCCGGTTCCTGTCCGACCATCCACAGGTGGATATGGATCTGCGGGAGCGGCTCAGCCACGACATCGTCAAGGCGGTACTGGACGGCGCCACCGACATCGGCATCGTCGCCGGTTCGGTGTCCACCGAAGGCCTGCAGGCCCTCCCCTACCACGGCGACCGGCTGGTGCTGGCCACCGCCCTGAACCATCCTCTGGCCAGCCGGGCGCGACTGGCGTTCAAGGAAGCGCTGGGCCACGACTTCGTGTCCCTGCACTCCGGCAGTGCCATCCACACCTTCATGGCCCAGGTGGCCAGTGAGCTGGGCCTGGATACCCAGATCCGTGTCCAGGTTTCCAGTTTCGACGCGCTGTGCCGCATGGTGGAAGCGAATGCCGGCATCGGTCTGCTGCCCCGCTCCGCGGCGCGCCGGCTGGCCCGGTCCATGGACATCCATGTCATCGAGCTGTCCGACGCCTGGGCCGAACGGGAGATGAAAATCTGCGTGCGGGAACTGGAAGCGCTGCCGACCTTCGCCCGGGAATTGGTGGATTATCTGTTGGCGACGCCGGGGCCGGCCAGTTGACGCCCAGCGTTCCTGTTTGTGTTTGCCACGGCCTCTTCTCTCAGCTCACCAGGCCCGGCAGCCACAACGCCAGTTGCGGGAAACTGCTCAGCAACAGCAGCAACAGCGCTTCACACAGCAGGAACCAGAGCAGGCCTTTGAACACGGTGCCCAGAGCCACCTGGTCGCCCACCACGCTCTTCACCACGTAGACGTTCATGCCCACCGGCGGCGTCAGCAGTCCGACTTCAATCAGCTTTACCACCAGCACGCCAATCCAGATCAGATCCATGTTCAGGGCATTGAAGACCGGCAGGAACACCGGCAGGGTCAGCAGCATGACCCCCAGCGGATCCAGGAACATACCCAGTACCAGGTAAACCAGTACCAGTGCCAGCAACGCCCAGGCCACGGTCATATCCATGGACGTCACCAGTTCCACCAGTCCGGTGGAAAGGCCGGCCATGGCCAGGAAGCGGGTCAGCATCACCGCACCGATGGCAATGAAGAAAATCGAGGCGGTGGTCCGCAGGGCTTCCGCCAGCGATGCGCAAAACGCACGCCAGGGCAGACGCCGCTGCAGCAGCGCGATGGCCAGCGTCATGGCGGCGCCCAGGGCGCCGGCTTCGGTGGGACTGGCGACACCGCCATAGATACTGCCGAGCACGCCCAGCACCAGCAGCGGCAAGGGCCACACCGCGCGCAGACTGGCCATGCGTTCCGCCCAACTGACCTGCTCATGCCGTTGCGGCGCCAGTTTCGGATTAAGCCAGCAACGGATCACGATCATCGAGGCGAAGAAAACGGCGGTGAGCAGGCCGGGAATAACACCGGCCAGAAACAACTTGCTGATCGACTGCTCGGTGTACCAGCCGTAGATAATGAACAGGATCGAAGGCGGGATCAGCGCTCCCAGGGTGCCCGAAGCGGCCACGGTGCCGGTGGCGAGCCCCCGATCATAGCCGTAGCGGAGCATCTCCGGAATGGCCAGCCGCCCCATGGACGCGGTGGTGGCCATGGAAGAGCCGGATACCGCGGCGAAACCGGCGGAGCCGAAGTTGGTGGCCAGGGCGAGCCCGCCAGGCACTCGCATCAGCCAGAGCCGGGCGGCGTCGTAGAGCAGCCGGGTCAGGCCGGAGTGGTAAGCGAAAGCCCCCATCAACAGGAACATGGGCACCGCCGACAACGTCCAGCTGGCGCCGAATTCATAGGGCATGGCGCGCAGCATGCCCAGCGCCGGGTCAACACCACGCAAAACCACGATACCCCCCAGGGATACCACGCCCAGGGACACCGCAATGGGCACTCGCAAGGCCATGAGCAGGAGCAGGATGCCGACGCCGCTCAGGCCGATCATCATATCGGTCATGACATATTCCTCAGGCCACGGTGTCGTCTTGGTCCCACGCGGAGAACGGATTGACGGGCTCCAGTGAGCGCTGACCGGTGACGAGCATGATCAGGTCGTCCACCGCATGCAGCAGGAACAGTGCCGCCATCAACAGGCCGCCAGCGGGCACCAGCCAACGGGCCGGCCACACCACGATCTCGCCGACACCGGCGGTCCAGGTTTCGCCGATCAGGGTCATGTCCCAGGCTTCCAGGATTCCCATCCAGATCAAAACGCCCACGTAAATCAACGCCACCACGTTGCCAAACAGATCGAGCGCCGCCAGCGGGCGTTCGCCCATGTGCCGGGTGAACAGTTCCACGGTGATGTGATCACGGGTATAGGTCAGCAGCCCCAGGGGCAGGAAAATCAGCGCCACCATGTAGTAGTTGGCGACCAGTTCCAGGGTGCCGTCGATGGGGTGGTTGGCGAGCCAGCGCAGCAGCACATCCAACGTCACCTGGCCCATCATCACCAGCATGGCGCAGGCGGCGACCAGGGCGAACCCCTGCACCAGCCGCATCAGCAGATGGTCGAGAGCCTTCATGGTATTTCCTTAAACAGGGAGGCTTGAAAGGGAGGGCATGGCGGCCACCAGTGGATGGCGCCGCCCGCCGCTCGGGTCGGTTACAACTTGGAGAAAATTTCGTCCTGCAGTGCCTGCTGATAGGCGTCGTAGTCACCGTCCATATCCGCTACCCGCTTCTCCCACTTGCTCAGCGTGTCGAGGAAACCTTGCAGGAATGCGGCCGGATCGTCGCCGCCGACGCCGCGCTCTTTGGCCAGCGCCAGCACCCGTTTGAATTCAGCGTCCACATGGTCGGCGAGTTTTTTGCGTTCGGCGGCACTGGGCTCAGCGAACACCACACCGCTGGCCTCGCCATCGGAGCGAGCCTTGGCGGAATCCGCCTCGTACCCTTCCGTGACATCACGGACCAGTTTCGCCAGCTGGGAGGACACCAGAGCGCGCTCCTCGTCCGACAGTTTCTTCCAGGTCTTGTCGTTCACCTCCAGCACGGACGCGCCATAGTAGGAACCGAACGGCATGTCACTGACCCACTTCACCACTTCCTTCAGATTCAGGGTGTGCATGTACGCCAGCGGGCCGACGTTACAGTCCGCCTGACCGCGTTGCAGCGCCTGATAGATGTCCTCGGTGGGGACCGCGACGATGGTGGCGCCGAACTGCTCCACCCAGTTCACCAGCGGCGTACTGGTGGCCCGCACCCGCTTGCCGGCCAGATCGTCCAGGCTGTCGAGCTCCTGGCGGCATTCGAAGTGATAGGGCGCGGAGCCGTAAAACGCCAGCGGCCGGGCGTTGTGTTTCAGGTGCTCCTGCATGCACTCGGGGCATTTGAGCAGGTAGTACTCGTTGGCGGCGGCGGCGGCCACACGGGCATCGCTGACCGCCAGCATCAGCGAGGCGATGGTGTCGGTGGCGGGAATCTGGCTGGTCACCCAGGCCGGAACCACCAGGCCGGAGTCGACGATGCCGCGCTGGATCGTGGACAGGGTCGCCGGCCCTTTGGCCATCACGCCACCGGAATAGATGGTCAGCTTGAGATCACCGCCGGACGCCTCTTCCAGGCCTTTGGCAAGCGGTTCGATGCCCTTGGCCACGGTAGTGTGGTTGCTCGGGAACGGGGAAGAGTAGGACAGGTTGGTGGCGGTGGCGGCACCGCTGAACAGCATCAGACAAAAGGCGGCCACACCGGCCGTACGGGGCGTCAAAGTCATGGTGTACTTCTCCAGGGGCCCAAGTACGCATCCACGGCCCCAATCGGTTGATTGTTGTTGTCATCACCGGGCCGCACCGTCGGCTCGGCCCATTTATCACACTGCCCGCCCAGGCCAATGGAGACAATTCAGTTTTCCCTAAGTCTGCCTTCAGGAGGGGTGAAGGCCGCGTCCGTCGCCCGCTGGACCCGTTTGCCGTTGGCCACCATGTCACGCACCAGCCGCACCAGCTCCCCGAACCGGGCCACCACCGCATCCGGGCGATGCGGGTGGCGCGGCGATCCGGGGAAGATCTTGTCCAGCCAGGACTGCGACCATTGGGCGCCGTTGTAGAACACGGCGGTGACGCCGGCTTCCTTGCCCGCGATCACGTCGGTGGTGCTGTCGCCCAGATACCAGCAGGAGGGGCCCGGCTGCTGCCCAAGCCGCCGCTGTGCTTCGAGGATCATATCCGGGGCGGGCTTTCGGTGCGCCACGTCATCGCCACAGACGATCACGTCGAACAGCTCGATCCAGGCCCCGTCCTCCAGCCGGCTCAACTCGTGCTCCAGATAGTCCCTTTTGCGATTGCTGATGATGCCCATGGGAATGCCCAGCTCCCGCAGCCGGCGCAGCTGTGAGGTGGTATCCGGCTCCAGCGCATGGACATCGTCCACGTACTTCTTGTAGCAGTCGTCGAAAGCCGCATGGATACGGGCTTTGGCGTCCTGATCCGAGCCGAACAGGACTTCGAAGATATCGGTGCGCGAGATTTTGCGCTGGGCGGTGATTTTCGGGTGCAGGCGGTGGTGGTCACGGACGTATTTGACCAGACGGGCGTCTTCCAGCGTCTTCGACTGCTCGGTGGTCAGCAGCCGGTCACGCAAGCCCAGCGCTTGCAGACGGGGCAACACATCGTCGATGGCGTGATACATGGCGTCATGGGTATCCACCAGGGTGGCGTGCCAATCCATCAGTATCGCCGTGGGCACCGCCTGGGGAAGCTGCAGAATACTCATGATCCCTCCAACACCCGTTCTCACGCAATGTAAGGTACTCGACATCGCCATGCAGCATAGCATGCCCTTTTTACCATTCCGGGACAGCGGCGGGTGGCCAGTACCGCCATCATTCAATACCATTCGCATCGCCCCCCTGGAGCCTGTTCAAAGTCTCTACGCCACCGGGGCGAAGGGAAAGGAGCCCGCATGCGCATCAACCCCGTCTGGCCCCGCATCGCCGCCTTGCTGTGTCTGATCGTGGCCGTTGTCCTGACCGGGCTGGCCTGGACCATCGCCAGGACCGCCTCCCCGTTTTTTCTGGACCGCTACGCCCAGGCCGGCGTTCACCTCTTTTTTGCCGTCCTGCTCCTGATTCTGGCGTTGACGCTGCTATTGCGCCGGCGTCCGCGCGGCCCGCTGCTGATACTGGCCGGGATCGCCGTACTGATGTTGGCCGCCTCGCCAATGAGGCTGGTGCAACTGGACTGGGGCGGCGAAGGGATCACCGTGTCGCTCCGCTCTCTGCCGGAACTGGTGAGTGACGGCTGGCAGCGTCAGTCCATGACCACCGAACTGGTGAACTTCAACGAGCCTGCTTCCGGACCCACGGCCTGCATTGATGAACGGGTGGAAGCCCGGGGCCTGTTTCGATTCCAGCAACGTTATCGCTGGCAGACGCCGGAGGCCCTGACTGAGTCGCGCACCGGAGGGATGGAGGAATGCCTGCGCTTCCGCCGCCAGCTGGTGGCGCAACTGGATGGGCTGGAAGGCGCTCTGGTGCAGGGCGATGCCGACCGGGCCAGAGCCTTGCTTGATCAACATCACGCCGAGAAAGGCCGGCTCGCGCTGCAACTGACCGATGTGGGCGAGCCACTGCGCGGGGAGTTGGCGAAACTACTGCACACCGATCCGGCGTCTCCGGCGCCGCTCACCCTGCTGGACATCGCTCTGGCGCTCGGCAGCCGGCCACACATCCAGGGCTGGCTGAAGCCGGACGACGCCCGCTGGTATCAACGCTATGCCCTGTTCAAACTGGATCTGACCGATCTGGTACCGGTGGAGGCGCAGCGTGAGGACACTGGTTTTGGCTGGCGCCGGGATGATCCGATGTCCGTCTCCCACTTGCGCGAGACCGGCGGCTACCGGAGATTCGACTACACCGCGGCCAATCTCTACTGCGACGCGGACTACGCCCGTTTTCTCAAGGAGCAAGGGCTCGCGGTGCCCGCGGACAGCGGCGTGCTGCAGTTGTTTCTGTCCCGGCTCTGGGCCACGACGCCAAAAGGCGCCTCCGATGTCTCCCGGCGCATCGTCAGCGTCAACCTGCCCAATCTGCCCAGCCAGGCGAAGAACCCGCGGGATTGCGTGGCGCTGGCCCGCTTCTATACCGATCCGGAACCTTCCGAGCACGTGATCACGCTACTGCGCCGGGCCACCGGTGCCAGGGTGTTCAATCAGCAGCAGAAAATGCTGGGCGCCGAGTTGGACAAGCTGTCCCGGGAGGAGCGCTACGCTCCTGACGGCAAGGCGGCACGACGGGTCTATCAGCAATTCGAGTTCAGCAAGAAGACCCTGCCCCTGCCGCCGATCGTGCCCATGTTCACCGCGGTGCTGGAGACGCGGCGGGACACCAACGCCCTGTGCCAGGCGTTGTATGTGATGCCCTGGATGGTGGGCCACGACAGTGCCCTGGAGACGCTCTACGACCTGGCCCGGCAGTGGCGCGGCGAACCGATCCGCCTGGACATGGCCGGCCCGCCGGAGGACGTCTGCTCATTGGGCCTGATGCTGCCGCCTGGCGGCTTCGAGCGTCAAACCCGGGAGCGAAACCAGTTCCTGGAGCAGGCGGAGCTGCCCTGCAAGGTGGTGCTGCCCGAGGGCACCTACACTCACAGCGAACGACTGGAGTGCCGCCATGAGCAATGAGCGTACCGTCGAATCGCCTCTGTATCGTCCGGCAGCGGGGCTGATTCTCGCCATTGTGGCGACGTTGGGCTGGACCGCCCTGACTTTGCTGTCACTGTTGCTGGATTGGGACTATCTGGCCCCGGGCTACCGGACCATAGGTGATGACATCAGCGCCGCCGGCGCCCAGATCTGGGGCCTGCCCTGGCTACTGGGGCTGCTGACGGCGGCCTCCACCATCGTCACCGCGCTTTTGTTTATTCGCCAACTGCGCGGACGGAGGCCCGGGCTGATCTTCACCATCACGGCGACCCTGGTCTTTTCCGCGCTGCTGTTACTGCTGGCACCGCCGGCCGTGGACTTCCAGGTGCGCTACTACCATGGCCCCGGAGACCGCACCATGGTTCTGTTCACCGGCCACCGCACGCCGCTGTTCCGCTACGGCGAGAACCATGAGGAGAGCACGCTGTATGGGGAGGGCCATAGAGACAACCGCCACTTTGTCTGTCTGACGGATCGCACCTGGAAAGTCGGCGCGATCCGGGTCAGCCGGAGTCTGTTCCCGATTCTCGACAAGGAGAACCAGCAGCGCATTCTGGAGAGCCGATGCCGGGAACGGTGAGCCCGGTTCAGTCGGGATCCACCAGACGGGCACCGCTGCCTTCTTCCGCCAGTTCGTCCATGGGGTTACGCAACGGACAGGCGGACAGGGACAGGCAGCCGCAGCCGATGCAGCCACTGAGTTGATCCCGCAACAGGGTCAGCCGTTCGATGCGCTTGTCCAGATCCTCACGCCACTGGGCCGACAGGCGCCCCCAGTCCTTGGCATTGGGGGTACGCTCCTCCGGTAAGGTGGCCAACGCCTCGGCGATTTCCGCCAGCGGAATGCCGGTACGCTGGGCAATCTTGATCACCGCCAGCCGCCGCAGCACGTCGCGAGTATAGCGCCGCTGATTGCCGCTGCTGCGGCGGCTCTGGATCAACCCCTTGGCTTCGTAAAAATGAATGGCGGATACCGCCAGGCCAGTGCGTTCGGCCACCTGGCCCACGGTGAGCGCCTTGCCCAGATTCTCCGCATTCAGCCTTTCCATGATTCACCCTTGACCTTAACAATGCTTTAGGTTTTAGCGTTTTCTTCCTGAATTCGCAATACCTTGGTGGTATCGTCGTTTCTCGTTCCCGGCATCACCGGACCGTCGATTTAATTAAAGCCTGTTCGACCAGAAGCAAAGCAGCATCACAAGGAGCCCCCGTGGATACGGTTATCTCGGTCAGAAATCTCAACAAGACCTACGACTCGGGTTTCCAGGCGCTGAAACAACTCGACCTGGACATCCGTAAAGGCGAAATCTTCGCCCTGCTTGGCCCCAACGGTGCCGGCAAGACCACCCTGATCAGCATCATCTGCGGCATCGTTCGCCCCACCGCCGGCACCGTGCTGGCCGGCGGCTTCGACATCCAGCAGCAATACCGGGCGGCGCGAAGCAAGATCGGCCTGGTGCCACAGGAGCTCACCACCGACGCCTTCGAGACGGTGTGGGCAACGGTGACCTTCAGCCGCGGGCTGTTTGGCAAGCCACGCAATCCGGCCCACATTGAACGGATACTCAAAGACCTGTCCTTGTGGGACAAACGCAATGACAAAATCATGGCGTTGTCCGGCGGCATGAAGCGGCGGGTGATGATCGCCAAGGCGCTGTCCCACGAACCGGAGATCCTGTTCCTGGACGAACCCACCGCCGGCGTCGACGTGGAGCTGCGCCGGGATATGTGGCAACTGGTGGAACAACTGCGCGAGCGCGGCGTCACCATCATTCTGACCACCCACTATATTCAGGAAGCCGAGGAACTGGCCGACCGTATCGGCGTGATCAACCATGGCAAGCTGGTGCTGGTGGACGAGAAAAACGCGCTGATGCAGAAACTGGGCAAGCGCGAACTGCATGTGCAACTGGCGACGCCGTTGACGCGAATCCCTGACGCTTTATCGGCCCTGCCACTGACGCTGTCCGAGGACGGTCTGGAGATCACCTTCACCTTCGATGCCCGCGACGAGCAAAGCGGTATCGCGCCGTTGTTGCGTCAGTTGGAGGACAACGGCATCGAATTCCGCGATCTGCGCACCCGGGAAAGCTCTCTGGAGGATATCTTCGTGCACTTGGTCCATGAGTCCCGCAATGCTGAAACCACGGCCGGGAGGGAGTCCGCATGAATCTCCATGCCATTCGCGCCATCTACCTGTTCGAGCTGGCCCGCACCTGGCGCACGCTGCTGCAAAGCATCGCCTCGCCGGTGATTTCCACGTCGCTGTACTTCGTCGTATTCGGTTCCGCCATTGGTTCCCGCATGGTGGAGATCGACGGTATCAGCTACGGCGCGTTCATCATTCCCGGGCTGATCATGCTGATGCTGCTCAACGAGAGCATTTCCAACGCCTCGTTCGGCATTTACATGCCACGTTTCTCGGGCACTATCTACGAAGTCCTGTCGGCGCCGGTGTCCTATGTGGAAATCGTCACCGGTTACGTCGGCGCCGCCGCCAGCAAGTCGATCATTCTCGGCCTGCTGATCCTCGCAACCGCGCGGCTGTTCGTGGACTTCCATATCGCCCATCCGGTGTGGATGGTGACGTTTCTGGTACTCACCGCGGTGACGTTCAGTCTGTTCGGCTTCATCATCGGAGTCTGGGCGGATGGCTTCGAGAAGCTGCAGATCATTCCGATGATGATCGTCACGCCACTGACTTTTCTTGGCGGCACTTTCTATTCGGTGAACATGCTGCCGCCGGTGTGGCAAACGATAACGCTGTTTAATCCGGTGGTGTATCTGATCAGCGGCTTCCGCTGGAGCTTTTATGGCGTTGCCGACGTCAATGTCGGCATCAGTCTGGGCATGACCGTGTTGTTCATGGTGCTGTGCGTGGGGGGGATCCACTGGATTTTCAAAACCGGTTATCGCCTGAAGAACTGACGATGTCAGCGGCGGGTTGAGCGATCCTCGTCGCTGTCGTCACCCAGCAGCTCGTCCAGCTCTTCCTGGCTGAGGTAGTCCAGATCCCAATGGCTGGTGTACCGTTCCTTCAGACGGTGACGGCCGCGATGCAGATCCTCCGGCTCGTCACCGGCATGGGCGGCGCCGGAGCCTTCCTCCGGCGCCGCTGACGGGGGGCGATGGAACCAGCGTTTCAACCAGGCCAGCATGAGTACCTCGCTTGGCTTCCCGGAAGCCATTGGCCGCGCTTTTACCCGGAGTGAATACCGGGGTAATCACCAAACTGACGGACATAGCATGAATCTGCAACTCACGGACCTGCTTTTGCTCAGCGCCCTGTGTATCGCCGCGGCCCTGTTCTGGCGCGCCCAGAAGATTCGCGAAAGCGCCCTGTTGGCCACCCGCCGGCATTGCCAGAGAGAAGACGTGATGTTGCTGGACGAAACCGTGGCGCTGCGCCGTGTGCGGGTACGTCGCGATCCGGGCCGAGGGCTTTGCCTGCTGCGCTGCTACAGCTTCGAGTTCACCG
This sequence is a window from Alloalcanivorax dieselolei B5. Protein-coding genes within it:
- a CDS encoding DUF3301 domain-containing protein, whose translation is MNLQLTDLLLLSALCIAAALFWRAQKIRESALLATRRHCQREDVMLLDETVALRRVRVRRDPGRGLCLLRCYSFEFTVTGGERYQGETRMLGPRVLNITLPPHRFSPEDQRLH
- a CDS encoding ABC transporter ATP-binding protein; this translates as MDTVISVRNLNKTYDSGFQALKQLDLDIRKGEIFALLGPNGAGKTTLISIICGIVRPTAGTVLAGGFDIQQQYRAARSKIGLVPQELTTDAFETVWATVTFSRGLFGKPRNPAHIERILKDLSLWDKRNDKIMALSGGMKRRVMIAKALSHEPEILFLDEPTAGVDVELRRDMWQLVEQLRERGVTIILTTHYIQEAEELADRIGVINHGKLVLVDEKNALMQKLGKRELHVQLATPLTRIPDALSALPLTLSEDGLEITFTFDARDEQSGIAPLLRQLEDNGIEFRDLRTRESSLEDIFVHLVHESRNAETTAGRESA
- a CDS encoding C4-dicarboxylate TRAP transporter substrate-binding protein, with the protein product MTLTPRTAGVAAFCLMLFSGAATATNLSYSSPFPSNHTTVAKGIEPLAKGLEEASGGDLKLTIYSGGVMAKGPATLSTIQRGIVDSGLVVPAWVTSQIPATDTIASLMLAVSDARVAAAAANEYYLLKCPECMQEHLKHNARPLAFYGSAPYHFECRQELDSLDDLAGKRVRATSTPLVNWVEQFGATIVAVPTEDIYQALQRGQADCNVGPLAYMHTLNLKEVVKWVSDMPFGSYYGASVLEVNDKTWKKLSDEERALVSSQLAKLVRDVTEGYEADSAKARSDGEASGVVFAEPSAAERKKLADHVDAEFKRVLALAKERGVGGDDPAAFLQGFLDTLSKWEKRVADMDGDYDAYQQALQDEIFSKL
- a CDS encoding SDR family NAD(P)-dependent oxidoreductase, which encodes MGFDFNDTRVVVAGGSRGIGRAIALAFAAAGARVSVCARGAQTLDALRQDAAAKGWELHVASCDLGDKTAIDGYIRDAAQALGGLDVLVNCASAFGRGDDESGWGMSMNVDLMGTVRACHASLPYLRESSRAAIINLTSIAQFHPSVRTAPYAAVKAAVSHYTSSLALRLAGDGIRVNAVAPGSVEFPGGVWDDARRDNPTLYQNILAGIPFGRFGAPDDIAEPVLFLASPQARWITGQTLAVDGGQLLS
- a CDS encoding TRAP transporter small permease subunit → MKALDHLLMRLVQGFALVAACAMLVMMGQVTLDVLLRWLANHPIDGTLELVANYYMVALIFLPLGLLTYTRDHITVELFTRHMGERPLAALDLFGNVVALIYVGVLIWMGILEAWDMTLIGETWTAGVGEIVVWPARWLVPAGGLLMAALFLLHAVDDLIMLVTGQRSLEPVNPFSAWDQDDTVA
- a CDS encoding HAD family hydrolase, encoding MSILQLPQAVPTAILMDWHATLVDTHDAMYHAIDDVLPRLQALGLRDRLLTTEQSKTLEDARLVKYVRDHHRLHPKITAQRKISRTDIFEVLFGSDQDAKARIHAAFDDCYKKYVDDVHALEPDTTSQLRRLRELGIPMGIISNRKRDYLEHELSRLEDGAWIELFDVIVCGDDVAHRKPAPDMILEAQRRLGQQPGPSCWYLGDSTTDVIAGKEAGVTAVFYNGAQWSQSWLDKIFPGSPRHPHRPDAVVARFGELVRLVRDMVANGKRVQRATDAAFTPPEGRLREN
- a CDS encoding ABC transporter permease, with protein sequence MNLHAIRAIYLFELARTWRTLLQSIASPVISTSLYFVVFGSAIGSRMVEIDGISYGAFIIPGLIMLMLLNESISNASFGIYMPRFSGTIYEVLSAPVSYVEIVTGYVGAAASKSIILGLLILATARLFVDFHIAHPVWMVTFLVLTAVTFSLFGFIIGVWADGFEKLQIIPMMIVTPLTFLGGTFYSVNMLPPVWQTITLFNPVVYLISGFRWSFYGVADVNVGISLGMTVLFMVLCVGGIHWIFKTGYRLKN
- the soxR gene encoding redox-sensitive transcriptional activator SoxR is translated as MERLNAENLGKALTVGQVAERTGLAVSAIHFYEAKGLIQSRRSSGNQRRYTRDVLRRLAVIKIAQRTGIPLAEIAEALATLPEERTPNAKDWGRLSAQWREDLDKRIERLTLLRDQLSGCIGCGCLSLSACPLRNPMDELAEEGSGARLVDPD
- a CDS encoding TRAP transporter large permease; this translates as MTDMMIGLSGVGILLLLMALRVPIAVSLGVVSLGGIVVLRGVDPALGMLRAMPYEFGASWTLSAVPMFLLMGAFAYHSGLTRLLYDAARLWLMRVPGGLALATNFGSAGFAAVSGSSMATTASMGRLAIPEMLRYGYDRGLATGTVAASGTLGALIPPSILFIIYGWYTEQSISKLFLAGVIPGLLTAVFFASMIVIRCWLNPKLAPQRHEQVSWAERMASLRAVWPLPLLVLGVLGSIYGGVASPTEAGALGAAMTLAIALLQRRLPWRAFCASLAEALRTTASIFFIAIGAVMLTRFLAMAGLSTGLVELVTSMDMTVAWALLALVLVYLVLGMFLDPLGVMLLTLPVFLPVFNALNMDLIWIGVLVVKLIEVGLLTPPVGMNVYVVKSVVGDQVALGTVFKGLLWFLLCEALLLLLLSSFPQLALWLPGLVS
- a CDS encoding LysR substrate-binding domain-containing protein, which encodes MANSTQRLFFDLVDLRLFINIAEANSLTRGAERSCLSLAAASMRIKNLEDAIGTRLLNRASQGVTLTPAGQAMLRNALRILQQSERLLGDLAEYGQGVKGRVRLFANTTAMTEFLPAALGRFLSDHPQVDMDLRERLSHDIVKAVLDGATDIGIVAGSVSTEGLQALPYHGDRLVLATALNHPLASRARLAFKEALGHDFVSLHSGSAIHTFMAQVASELGLDTQIRVQVSSFDALCRMVEANAGIGLLPRSAARRLARSMDIHVIELSDAWAEREMKICVRELEALPTFARELVDYLLATPGPAS